One stretch of Variovorax sp. TBS-050B DNA includes these proteins:
- a CDS encoding TolC family protein, giving the protein MQPEPFAQDEHRARSVDLLQRATAGQEPLTGPVDLYEAMARAIKYNLDGRVEWMNLALSRKELDLQRHDMLPKLVASLDYTGRDSDAGGSSRSLLSGRTSLEPSTSSDRSVLAGELALSWDVLDFGLSYVRAQQTADQVNIAEERRRKVFNRLVEDVRTAYWRAVSAERLMNQIEELQRSTQAALELAEQQEKVGLSSPLAPLGYQREMLGIRRDIQALARELGVAKRQLGALMNLPPRTAYRVALPPTSIDWEPQPLAGGNANDGEALLRMAIENRPELREVAYQLRSNDREATAAYLRMLPSLRVSVSSNHSDNSFLYNGNWVGWGARASWNLLNVFRLPAEQQKIRAQGQSLDHRQLALTTAVATQVEVSQARYVLRLEEFRTARRFHEVQVRIEAQIEAGVQVGTLGRQALIRERMNTLVSKVRYDMALADLQNAYANVYASLGIDPVTVEMRTTEPVASLSAKLRAMWAQRRDPAAMQEPSAPTGTAPQTPEG; this is encoded by the coding sequence GTGCAGCCCGAACCGTTTGCGCAGGACGAGCACCGCGCCCGTTCCGTCGATCTGCTCCAGCGCGCCACGGCCGGCCAGGAGCCGCTCACCGGGCCGGTCGATCTTTATGAAGCCATGGCACGGGCGATCAAATACAACCTCGACGGCCGGGTCGAATGGATGAACCTCGCGCTGAGCCGCAAGGAGCTCGATCTTCAGCGCCATGACATGCTGCCCAAGCTCGTCGCGTCGCTCGACTACACGGGCCGCGACAGCGACGCGGGCGGCAGCAGCCGCTCGCTGCTGAGCGGGCGCACTTCGCTGGAGCCGTCCACCTCGTCCGACCGCAGCGTGCTGGCGGGCGAGCTCGCCCTGAGCTGGGACGTACTCGACTTCGGGCTGTCGTACGTGCGCGCGCAGCAGACGGCCGATCAGGTCAACATCGCCGAGGAGCGCAGGCGCAAGGTGTTCAACCGGCTGGTCGAGGACGTGCGCACCGCCTACTGGCGCGCGGTGAGCGCCGAACGCCTGATGAACCAGATCGAGGAACTGCAGCGCAGCACGCAGGCGGCGCTCGAACTGGCCGAGCAGCAGGAAAAGGTGGGGCTGAGTTCGCCGCTCGCGCCGCTGGGCTACCAGCGCGAGATGCTCGGCATCCGCCGCGACATCCAGGCCCTGGCCCGCGAGCTCGGCGTGGCCAAGCGGCAGTTGGGCGCCTTGATGAACCTGCCGCCGCGCACCGCCTACCGCGTGGCCCTTCCACCCACTTCCATCGACTGGGAGCCGCAGCCGCTGGCGGGCGGGAACGCCAATGACGGGGAGGCGCTGCTGCGCATGGCGATCGAGAACCGCCCCGAACTGCGCGAGGTGGCCTACCAGCTGCGCAGCAACGACCGGGAGGCCACGGCCGCCTACCTGCGCATGCTGCCGAGCCTGCGGGTGTCCGTCAGCAGCAACCACAGCGACAACAGCTTTCTCTACAACGGCAACTGGGTGGGGTGGGGCGCGCGGGCGAGCTGGAATCTGCTGAACGTGTTCCGCCTGCCCGCGGAGCAGCAGAAGATCAGGGCGCAGGGCCAGTCGCTCGACCACCGCCAACTGGCGCTCACGACGGCGGTGGCCACGCAGGTGGAGGTGTCCCAGGCGCGCTACGTGCTGCGGCTCGAGGAATTCCGGACGGCCCGGCGCTTTCACGAGGTACAGGTCCGGATCGAGGCGCAGATCGAAGCCGGGGTCCAGGTCGGGACGCTCGGCCGCCAGGCGCTCATCCGCGAACGGATGAACACGCTGGTCTCGAAGGTGCGCTACGACATGGCGCTTGCGGACCTGCAGAACGCCTATGCGAATGTCTACGCCTCGCTGGGCATCGATCCGGTCACGGTGGAGATGCGCACCACAGAGCCCGTGGCCTCGCTCAGCGCCAAGCTGCGGGCGATGTGGGCGCAGCGGCGCGACCCGGCCGCCATGCAGGAGCCGTCCGCGCCCACCGGCACGGCACCCCAAACCCCGGAGGGCTGA
- a CDS encoding efflux RND transporter periplasmic adaptor subunit: MSCLKHKKAAAGLALAWLAWPALAQTDEALHAEGTRGVLRAQHEAVLASSISERIVRMPLREGDRFQKGQTLVAFDCSRLQAELRAAQAGQAAEARNAQVQAELLAMQAAGRVEAEIARHKETERTAQVDTIRARMVGCRVVAPFSGRVVETFARPHETPPANERLLHIVSDGALELHVVVPSRWLGWLRAGSAMQFRVDETGDLLQAEVKRIAAAVDAVSQTVKVVASVPHAPAGVLPGMSGRVVTDRPPAPGLAVAVERSPASYPSRGRPSR, from the coding sequence ATGTCTTGCCTGAAGCACAAGAAAGCCGCCGCGGGCCTCGCGCTCGCATGGCTGGCATGGCCGGCCTTGGCCCAGACCGACGAGGCGCTCCACGCCGAGGGCACGCGCGGCGTGCTGCGCGCGCAGCACGAGGCCGTGCTGGCTTCGAGCATTTCCGAGCGCATCGTGCGCATGCCCTTGCGCGAGGGTGACCGCTTCCAGAAGGGCCAGACGCTGGTGGCCTTCGACTGCAGCCGCCTGCAGGCCGAGCTGCGCGCGGCGCAGGCCGGCCAGGCGGCCGAGGCGCGCAATGCCCAGGTGCAGGCCGAACTGCTCGCGATGCAGGCGGCGGGCCGGGTCGAGGCCGAGATCGCCCGCCACAAGGAGACGGAGCGGACGGCCCAGGTCGACACCATCCGCGCGCGCATGGTCGGCTGCCGCGTGGTGGCGCCGTTCTCCGGCCGGGTGGTCGAGACCTTCGCCCGGCCGCACGAGACGCCGCCGGCCAACGAGAGGCTGTTGCACATCGTGAGCGACGGCGCGCTCGAACTGCATGTGGTGGTGCCGTCGCGATGGCTCGGCTGGCTGCGCGCGGGGTCGGCCATGCAGTTCAGGGTCGACGAAACCGGCGACCTGCTGCAGGCGGAGGTGAAACGCATCGCCGCCGCCGTCGACGCCGTGAGCCAGACCGTGAAGGTGGTGGCGTCGGTGCCGCATGCGCCGGCCGGCGTGCTGCCGGGCATGAGCGGGCGGGTGGTGACCGATCGGCCCCCGGCGCCCGGGCTCGCGGTCGCGGTGGAGCGTTCGCCGGCCTCCTACCCGTCCCGGGGCCGGCCGTCGCGGTGA
- a CDS encoding HlyD family efflux transporter periplasmic adaptor subunit, protein MPRLAAPAPRPDADSLRPTSVQLIRIEGELRQCAAKDALWQHLANEPVMLLPFDTALVFEAGGGRRRMRWKAVAVSALAQVHRDAPMTRWYEDMVAKAWSSTQGATGVYLFELSAHADLSDPCADDAALAHLMWVPLVDLGQPVRAGWLLARRTPWEPAHQTLAARLAAAYAHGLSAIEGRAKPPAPWRRHRIALALAGAAAVLALVFVQVPLTTLAPVEVMPEAPFVVAAPVPGVVERILVAPGTRVSEGSPLVQLVDTTLRSDFEVAGRKLGVARARKLRLQQAAVVDPTAKRELAIARSEELVARAERDYARAMLEKAVIRAPREGVVLYGDPRDWMGRPVAVGEAIMRVADPGRVEYRIKVAVADAVNLRENASVKVFLDAAPLAPFDARVVRAAYRAEADAAGVSSYVVTARPVEPYVAPERLGLRGTARLYGEPVSLLYYLLRRPITAARQWTGL, encoded by the coding sequence ATGCCGCGGCTCGCTGCTCCTGCCCCGCGTCCCGATGCGGACAGCCTGCGCCCGACCAGCGTGCAGCTGATCCGCATCGAGGGCGAACTGCGCCAGTGCGCGGCGAAGGACGCGCTCTGGCAGCACCTGGCCAACGAGCCGGTGATGCTGCTGCCTTTCGACACCGCCCTGGTGTTCGAGGCCGGTGGCGGCCGCAGGCGCATGCGCTGGAAGGCCGTGGCCGTGTCCGCGCTGGCGCAGGTCCATCGCGATGCGCCGATGACGCGCTGGTACGAGGACATGGTCGCGAAGGCATGGTCGAGCACCCAGGGCGCGACCGGCGTCTACCTGTTCGAACTGTCCGCGCACGCCGATCTCTCCGATCCCTGCGCAGACGATGCGGCGCTGGCGCATCTGATGTGGGTGCCGCTGGTCGACCTGGGGCAGCCCGTGCGTGCCGGCTGGCTGCTGGCGCGCCGCACGCCCTGGGAGCCGGCGCACCAGACGCTCGCGGCCCGGCTGGCGGCTGCCTACGCCCACGGGTTGAGTGCCATCGAAGGGCGCGCGAAACCGCCCGCGCCGTGGCGCCGGCACCGGATCGCGCTGGCGCTCGCGGGGGCCGCGGCCGTGCTCGCGCTGGTCTTCGTGCAGGTGCCGCTGACCACGCTCGCGCCGGTCGAGGTCATGCCCGAGGCGCCTTTCGTCGTGGCGGCCCCGGTGCCGGGCGTGGTCGAGCGGATCCTGGTGGCGCCGGGCACGCGGGTGAGCGAGGGCTCGCCGCTGGTGCAGCTGGTCGACACCACGCTGCGCAGCGATTTCGAGGTGGCCGGCCGCAAGCTCGGCGTGGCACGCGCGCGCAAGCTGCGCCTGCAGCAGGCGGCCGTGGTCGACCCGACCGCCAAGCGGGAGTTGGCGATCGCGCGCAGCGAGGAACTCGTGGCGCGGGCCGAGCGCGACTACGCCCGCGCCATGCTCGAGAAGGCCGTCATCCGCGCGCCGCGCGAAGGCGTCGTGCTCTATGGCGACCCGCGCGACTGGATGGGGCGGCCGGTGGCCGTGGGCGAGGCGATCATGCGCGTGGCCGATCCCGGGCGGGTGGAGTACCGCATCAAGGTCGCCGTCGCCGATGCGGTCAACCTGCGCGAGAACGCCAGCGTCAAGGTGTTCCTCGACGCGGCGCCGCTGGCTCCTTTCGACGCGCGCGTGGTGCGCGCGGCCTACCGCGCCGAGGCCGACGCGGCGGGCGTTTCGAGCTACGTCGTCACCGCCCGGCCCGTGGAACCCTATGTCGCGCCCGAGCGACTGGGCCTGCGCGGCACGGCGCGCCTGTATGGCGAACCCGTGTCGCTGCTCTATTACCTGCTGCGCCGGCCGATCACCGCCGCGCGCCAGTGGACGGGGCTTTGA
- a CDS encoding HlyD family efflux transporter periplasmic adaptor subunit, whose protein sequence is MPHAINRSQRLPPLRQDLRLIEGGAHGSASDGTAQWRIHDPLAQRFYSVGSDVVDMLAHWGEGSAGALRAAMLRERGRAASDEKIAALCEFLQRNELLRPVPQQTFARVRRQVGAARRSPGSRVLHGYLFFKLPLARPDAFLRRTLAWVQVFFAPALWWTAALLGLVGLYLVSRQWERFVATFPDMLSAGGIATFGLSLVLVKALHELGHGYAAVHMGARVTTMGMAFVVMAPILYTDTTDAWRLPHRRQRVLIDAAGMLVELLVAVAATLAWVFLPDGPMRHAAFALATTGWVLSLAVNLNPLMRFDGYYLFSDLLGQPNLQERAFAMGRWWLRELLFGFGDAAPEPARGRRRLLLVGFAYATWLYRFFLFLGIALLVYHYFFKMLGIFLFAVELGWFIARPVWRELRIWAVRRREAGPRGRITALLLLGLLVALLLPFPYTVRIPAMLTAARKAAVFSPRAGRIEAVHVRPREQVRAGQVLIDMAAPEIEQRLHSARANLALLRERLARRGVDESDLSASMVLAHELGLEHERIEGLERERDRLQVRAPMDGVIAELAEELGPGHWIGEGTQLALIAAPGGLSARGYVAAHDLRRIAEGDEGRFVDELRMQPARALRLERVATAASEHMDHWLLASTHGGPVAARAQGGRTVPEHAVFEVTALAAAAGPAHLSMTELRGELRIRGRPESLGARMFRRVAHVLVREAGA, encoded by the coding sequence ATGCCGCACGCCATCAATCGAAGCCAGCGGCTGCCCCCGCTGCGCCAGGATCTCCGGCTCATCGAAGGCGGTGCGCACGGGTCCGCATCCGACGGCACCGCGCAGTGGCGCATTCACGATCCGCTCGCGCAGCGCTTCTACAGCGTCGGTTCCGACGTGGTGGACATGCTGGCGCACTGGGGCGAAGGCAGCGCCGGCGCGCTGCGCGCGGCCATGCTGCGCGAGCGCGGCCGCGCCGCGAGCGACGAGAAGATCGCCGCGCTCTGCGAGTTCCTGCAGCGCAACGAGCTGCTGCGTCCCGTGCCGCAGCAGACCTTCGCGCGCGTGCGCCGGCAGGTCGGGGCGGCCAGGCGTTCGCCAGGCAGCCGCGTGCTGCACGGCTATCTGTTCTTCAAGCTGCCGCTCGCGCGGCCCGATGCCTTTCTGCGCCGCACGCTGGCCTGGGTGCAGGTGTTCTTCGCGCCGGCGCTCTGGTGGACGGCCGCGTTGCTGGGGCTCGTCGGCCTCTATCTGGTGTCGCGGCAATGGGAGCGCTTCGTCGCCACCTTCCCCGACATGCTGTCGGCCGGCGGCATCGCCACCTTCGGCTTGAGCCTGGTGCTGGTCAAGGCGCTGCACGAGCTCGGCCACGGCTACGCGGCCGTGCACATGGGCGCGCGCGTGACCACCATGGGCATGGCCTTCGTCGTGATGGCGCCCATTCTCTACACCGACACCACCGATGCCTGGCGCCTGCCGCACCGGCGCCAGCGCGTGCTGATCGACGCCGCGGGCATGCTGGTGGAGCTGCTGGTGGCCGTGGCCGCGACGCTGGCCTGGGTGTTCCTGCCCGACGGGCCGATGCGCCATGCGGCCTTCGCGCTGGCCACCACCGGCTGGGTGCTCAGCCTGGCGGTGAACCTCAATCCGTTGATGCGCTTCGACGGCTACTACCTGTTCAGCGACCTGCTGGGGCAGCCCAATCTGCAGGAGCGCGCCTTCGCGATGGGGCGCTGGTGGCTGCGCGAGCTGCTGTTCGGCTTCGGCGACGCCGCACCCGAGCCCGCGCGCGGGCGCCGCCGGTTGCTGCTGGTCGGCTTCGCCTATGCCACCTGGCTCTACCGCTTCTTCCTGTTCCTCGGCATCGCGCTGCTGGTCTATCACTACTTCTTCAAGATGCTCGGTATCTTCCTGTTCGCGGTGGAGTTGGGCTGGTTCATCGCGCGGCCCGTCTGGCGCGAACTCCGGATCTGGGCCGTCCGGCGGCGCGAGGCGGGGCCGCGCGGGCGCATCACCGCGCTGCTGCTGCTGGGCCTGCTGGTGGCGCTGCTGCTGCCCTTTCCCTACACGGTGCGCATTCCCGCCATGCTGACCGCGGCGCGAAAGGCGGCGGTCTTCTCGCCACGGGCGGGGCGCATCGAGGCCGTGCACGTGCGGCCGCGCGAGCAGGTCCGCGCGGGGCAGGTTTTGATCGACATGGCCGCACCGGAGATCGAGCAGCGGCTGCACAGCGCGCGCGCGAACCTGGCGCTGCTGCGGGAGCGCCTGGCGCGGCGGGGTGTGGACGAAAGCGACCTGTCGGCCAGCATGGTGCTCGCGCACGAACTCGGGCTCGAGCACGAGCGCATCGAAGGCCTGGAACGCGAGCGCGACCGCCTGCAGGTGCGCGCGCCAATGGACGGCGTCATCGCCGAGCTTGCGGAGGAACTCGGACCCGGGCACTGGATCGGCGAGGGCACGCAACTCGCGCTGATCGCCGCGCCGGGCGGCCTCTCGGCGCGCGGCTACGTCGCCGCCCACGACCTGCGGCGCATCGCCGAGGGCGACGAAGGCCGCTTCGTCGACGAGCTCCGCATGCAGCCCGCCCGCGCGCTGCGCCTCGAGCGCGTGGCCACGGCCGCCAGCGAGCACATGGACCACTGGCTGCTGGCGTCGACCCACGGCGGGCCGGTGGCCGCGCGCGCGCAGGGCGGCAGGACCGTGCCCGAGCATGCGGTCTTCGAAGTGACGGCGCTGGCCGCAGCCGCGGGTCCGGCGCATCTGTCGATGACCGAGCTTCGCGGCGAGCTCCGCATCCGCGGTCGTCCCGAGAGCCTGGGCGCGCGGATGTTCAGGCGCGTCGCGCATGTGCTGGTGCGCGAGGCCGGGGCCTGA